One genomic window of Halogeometricum sp. S3BR5-2 includes the following:
- a CDS encoding restriction endonuclease has product MTLLDDLSGFEFEDVMEDVFRKLGYQNVRQSEKTGDEGRDILMEERVNGQRRGIVVECKHKDRVGRPVVQKLHSAVTTYDFTGPKRGIIVTTGSFTDQAREYTRKLRERGDGTEIQLIDGSDLREMADDVGLDLYNGRIEIVCDQTLRPIDPAGGVDKPVRDAFRDVANFDARTLSTVDSTVRFEPVVSVDARTDATFETSVGVIHRVDERDRLLLDASGDAPSVADGTIRQLVADGGQHTVRLDDPRIVDSFSRRTSDHFGQSETDYKEWTVDRLRAQYTTTVEYTGDNNVDYEKECEPQVSDVSIQSIDSVYVPRIRSRTTLKEYEYSLEYYAAGPSRSTVENGIGRCVHCGATWLKHTYCDNCGSINCRRHTRTERLEGEPVCTGCAVSDRFALRKRFFYDEENLATFREQYEDRPVHMKAMENKPMVASTVAMVLFAMLFLI; this is encoded by the coding sequence ATGACACTACTCGACGATCTGTCGGGCTTCGAGTTCGAGGACGTGATGGAAGACGTCTTCCGAAAACTCGGCTACCAGAACGTCCGTCAGTCGGAGAAAACGGGTGACGAAGGGCGAGATATTCTGATGGAAGAGCGCGTGAACGGTCAACGACGCGGTATCGTTGTCGAATGTAAACACAAAGACCGAGTCGGTCGTCCGGTCGTCCAGAAACTCCACTCTGCGGTCACGACGTACGATTTCACCGGTCCGAAGCGCGGTATCATCGTCACAACCGGGTCGTTCACCGATCAGGCCCGCGAGTACACGCGCAAGCTCAGGGAGCGAGGCGACGGAACCGAGATACAGTTAATCGACGGTAGCGACCTCAGAGAAATGGCCGATGACGTCGGCCTCGACCTCTACAACGGCCGAATCGAGATCGTCTGTGATCAGACGCTCCGACCGATCGATCCGGCGGGCGGCGTCGACAAACCGGTGCGCGACGCGTTTCGGGACGTCGCGAACTTCGACGCTCGAACCCTCTCCACGGTCGACTCGACGGTCCGGTTCGAGCCGGTCGTTTCAGTCGACGCACGAACCGACGCGACGTTCGAGACGTCGGTCGGCGTCATCCACCGAGTGGACGAGCGGGACCGTCTGCTGCTGGACGCCAGCGGTGATGCTCCGAGCGTTGCAGACGGAACGATCCGACAACTCGTCGCGGACGGCGGCCAGCACACGGTTCGCCTCGACGACCCCCGCATCGTCGATTCGTTCAGCCGACGGACGTCCGATCACTTCGGGCAGTCGGAGACCGATTACAAGGAGTGGACCGTCGACCGCCTCCGGGCGCAGTACACGACGACCGTCGAGTACACCGGCGACAACAACGTCGACTACGAGAAGGAGTGTGAGCCGCAAGTGTCGGACGTCTCGATTCAGTCGATCGATTCGGTGTACGTCCCGCGGATACGCTCTCGGACGACGCTGAAGGAGTACGAGTATTCGTTGGAGTACTACGCCGCGGGTCCGTCGCGGTCGACGGTCGAGAACGGAATCGGCCGATGCGTCCACTGCGGCGCGACGTGGCTGAAACACACCTACTGCGACAACTGCGGAAGCATCAACTGCCGGCGTCACACCAGAACCGAACGGCTCGAAGGTGAGCCGGTCTGTACCGGCTGTGCGGTCTCCGACCGCTTCGCGCTCCGCAAGCGATTCTTCTACGACGAGGAGAATCTCGCGACCTTCCGCGAGCAGTACGAGGATCGCCCGGTACACATGAAGGCGATGGAGAACAAACCGATGGTCGCGAGCACGGTGGCGATGGTGCTCTTCGCGATGCTCTTTCTGATCTGA
- the uvsE gene encoding UV DNA damage repair endonuclease UvsE, translating to MLGYACMNRTLRERDPPLRCNRGMQRKTWESRGLEYASELALQNFSDLSEILRWNVDHGIYFYRCTSDLVPWNSQFELTDLPDYEEIARIAADCGRFVLDNEMRFTFHPSHWCKLASESADTVENSIRDLEVHGSWLDLLGLPRTPYYGINVHIGAHYGDKEATAERFREAVNRLSPAARERLIVENDDEEGLWSVPELVEAVAEPLGVPVVFDYHHHQFASRGLTYREAFESAARTWGDIRPIAHYSEPARLYGEDARPQAHADYVSSVPDWLLDGADVMLEAKAKERALLRYRDGTESVAAES from the coding sequence ATGCTGGGCTACGCCTGTATGAACCGCACGCTGCGAGAGCGCGACCCGCCGCTGCGGTGCAACCGGGGGATGCAACGGAAGACGTGGGAGTCGCGGGGACTGGAGTACGCCTCCGAACTCGCCCTCCAGAACTTCTCCGACCTGTCCGAGATACTGCGCTGGAACGTCGACCACGGCATCTACTTCTACCGCTGTACCTCCGATCTAGTTCCGTGGAACTCCCAGTTCGAGTTGACCGACCTCCCGGACTACGAGGAGATAGCCCGAATCGCCGCCGACTGCGGCCGGTTCGTTCTGGACAACGAGATGCGCTTCACGTTCCACCCGAGCCACTGGTGCAAACTCGCCAGCGAGTCGGCGGACACCGTCGAGAACTCTATTCGCGACCTCGAAGTGCACGGCTCGTGGCTCGACCTGCTCGGTCTCCCTCGAACCCCGTACTACGGTATCAACGTCCACATCGGCGCCCACTACGGCGACAAGGAGGCGACGGCCGAACGCTTCCGCGAGGCCGTGAACCGCCTTTCGCCCGCCGCCCGCGAGCGTCTGATCGTCGAGAACGACGACGAGGAGGGCCTCTGGAGCGTCCCCGAACTGGTGGAGGCGGTCGCGGAACCGCTCGGGGTGCCCGTGGTGTTCGACTACCACCACCACCAGTTCGCCAGCCGGGGGCTCACGTACCGGGAGGCCTTCGAGTCGGCCGCGCGGACGTGGGGGGACATCCGCCCCATCGCACACTACTCCGAACCCGCGCGGCTGTACGGGGAGGACGCGCGGCCGCAGGCGCACGCCGACTACGTCTCGTCGGTCCCCGATTGGCTCCTCGACGGCGCGGACGTGATGCTCGAAGCCAAGGCGAAGGAGCGGGCGCTGCTCCGCTATCG